The following are encoded together in the Drosophila biarmipes strain raj3 chromosome 3L, RU_DBia_V1.1, whole genome shotgun sequence genome:
- the LOC108034914 gene encoding protein encore isoform X3, producing the protein MSSTKSQVALATNIPTNLSSAASASTAAAAAAVVVVASANAVVASNTNSSGLGSGSGSGSGSGAGLSGSVATAGATGSTVTAATSAAAASSTSVATISSNCSSSNLNNNCGEECQSAAGASNLGRQNSFGNRRGNMKGKHLTRSHAMRESTSPPRTPTPRAASEQQQQQQQLQGESHEHHNNNNNNNNINSNSKAQSTGRGNSPLMETPAVIVTSQQPQQQQQQQNVPPKPQQNVPLSNEAEFPKLSPPKKSGGQHNRTNSNGSGMEYNNNSGKQKFVVDLKSNGLDNKQHNNNNSSTGVIYNSGMNYKAADRHDRHERHEMSSQNSNLSNNHDEESYHYEPRGGGGGKKHRANTNAKGGNGGGGGGNGNGNNMSNNGLSNNSSNNTSGFISRVFHQSENSSEQYTDYGGTDLLVFFRDTLNKNPKDRNILLKIEKDLIEFVQENSRGCEYRFPPASSYNRMLIHRTAAYFGMEHNVDTETQQCVIVALAKNTRIPEIRFQSLVRDDARKSILKRDTHSFDEVRQSPYLCPLSLDRKAKSFEEREEDYDRARSRIFSRTGGNHEGYSGGGDEECYGGWEQQQQQQKQSQPPRPKRPNGKMLQMQNSTESRDGMRSGGAVPKSHNFGNYGGPPSSGGPGNNSLPRGDSTNSIKSGRGGFVKQDSTGSTPWRLSPSSSGYKTRTQSVRSDSVTPSPTGYGSDRQTPELNHPALVTHSRVAPPMSSSGSGVVGGAGPGAVATSPVDMGTEATGADPASSSSCSSGTSGLVWAVTDISNVPIGSLLIDPQTLQPIVNADGSIYHYDPSNLPPNQALQHTGNQYQSQNQGNNSSGSYNNYRKSSPHQQQQQHQSQQQHQPQVQQPQQQQHQQQQHQQPTQQYATTELSCSSTESYAEEDAQSPGIECSEGYESYEQQSLPVQQQHSGNGDAASIKGDDSDSLTSATACLSITTSTSTKNYDRIEVQKYKNQATSPNIPACCAVVEKLELEATVQQEQEQEPLAGPSSSGSATSSVGITELPSSQTPLPMATQVNCDLQSVSPSSTPYSQCEVKTPSQSHAPSATVEEPKTTTWTYTQSYQAPDGSTVFHTTTTPNGAAPYCATTYQQGPDGSIYAVPQGMVYAYPQPGVGTAGGASQPLFQLTTSSHPPAQTLFASPEAGGEIPGGTYMIPVFDPAQQPREGLIPAQAIYQAGPGGPGATTVMPMATAAAYPTAQFATAAAPNGGPIYQAPLIYSSEPGGGAQLQQLPMAPYPIQYSYPYYHPIQYYVPQQAVAAAPMVTSQPPVGQAPIQQQTPHTGTGTAAGPPTVVSVSGQQHHQPHQQHHHQQQHSSNGSVVTSSGYGTRVKRTPGGGSIHYNPSYTPSSVTHAGGAHHPSAGSAQIIAAPAASTTTYHALPTLTLAHGGAATGTDLSGAGGAHVYAVPAQHAALIPTNIFPYAAAAAAAAGGPGGPPAAPQVVQQAPPPPPQSAPHHALITAAPFYPTSGGNMDQGASQSAPSTPAAPGRQAPLFSTPPAPNNASSGSSSAGGGGNSGGYHSNSSTPHYYQSQNSNEGYTSPYEKRNHGGGASGAHPVGVRKPYHPGGYNPRHSVPLGGMPSGAKTPLLNSNNEPTPRASPSSVSLGGASSSGGANSYQHRGPPPHTMGVKRDNKPNQLPLISGPPPSYAANSSPGVTSYEAKPPVRLNAGAASFRSQKSINQDYRRSVSQRNSPSANGGGSGSHESSNNSPNSIVGSQSNSAANTPNAAAPPPPQPQTTLVSHSGGFVVLDQTTGAAMNASPPTLYGGGGSTAGHSGGASGAAGAAGSNGGHQPGGGGGARSHIPTAQLHHSAAAAAAAAAGSQQATAAVLSGVAAAAALGGYNPNGASGVYFKYGQTYFAHPSVALPNSRRSPSNDIRPQMAQVAGMYPTMMIQARHPSRHPNPNYKGSRPR; encoded by the exons ATGAGTTCCACAAAATCTCAAGTAGCCCTAGCTACGAATATTCCAACCAATTTATCCTCTGCCGCTTCTGCCTCAACAGCGGCCGCTGCGgccgccgttgttgttgttgccagtGCCAACGCCGTCGTTGCCTCAAACACTAACTCCTCCGGATTGGGTTCAGGATCGGGATctggatcgggatcgggagcAGGCCTATCGGGATCAGTAGCCACTGCCGGAGCAACAGGATCCACAGTCACAGCAGCCACATCCGCGGCGGCAGCCTCCTCCACATCCGTGGCCACCATCtcgagcaactgcagcagcagcaacctcAACAACAACTGCGGCGAGGAGTGCCAGTCGGCGGCCGGAGCCTCGAACTTGGGACGCCAGAACAGCTTTGGCAACAGACGA GGCAACATGAAGGGCAAACATCTGACGCGCAGCCATGCGATGCGTGAGTCCACTTCGCCACCTCGCACGCCAACGCCGCGGGCTGCCtccgagcagcagcagcagcagcagcagctccagggGGAATCCCACGAGcaccacaacaacaataataacaataacaatatcaacagcaacagcaaagcACAATCAACCGGGAGGGGTAACTCGCCGTTGATGGAGACGCCTGCCGTGATTGTCACTAGTCAGCaaccgcaacagcagcagcagcagcagaatgTGCCCCCAAAGCCGCAGCAGAATGTGCCACTCAGCAACGAGGCAGAGTTCCCGAAGCTTTCGCCTCCAAAGAAATCCGGCGGTCAACACAATCGCAccaacagcaacggcagcgGCATGGAGTACAATAACAACAGCGGCAAACAGAAGTTCGTGGTTGATCTGAAGTCCAATGGCTTGGACAATAAGCAgcataacaacaacaactcgTCCACGGGTGTGATCTACAACTCGGGGATGAACTACAAGGCGGCGGATCGCCATGATCGACACGAGCGTCACGAGATGTCCAGCCAGAACAGCAATCTGAGCAACAACCACGACGAGGAGTCGTATCATTATGAGCCCAggggcggaggcggaggcaaGAAGCATCGCGCCAACACCAATGCCAAAG GCGgcaacggcggcggcggcggtggaaaCGGAAATGGTAACAACATGTCCAACAATGGCCTGTCCAACAATTCGAGCAACAACACCTCGGGCTTTATATCGCGCG TCTTTCATCAATCAGAGAACTCGAGCGAGCAGTACACGGACTACGGCGGCACCGATCTACTGGTCTTCTTCCGGGACACCCTCAACAAGAATCCCAAGGATCGCAATATCCTCTTGAAGATCGAGAAGGATCTAATAGAGTTCGTCCAGGAAAATAG TCGCGGTTGTGAGTACCGTTTTCCGCCAGCTTCCTCGTACAATCGTATGCTGATCCATCGCACAGCCGCCTACTTTGGCATGGAGCACAATGTGGACACGGAGACGCAGCAGTGTGTGATTGTGGCCCTCGCCAAGAACACGCGCATACCGGAG ATTCGCTTCCAGTCGCTGGTGCGCGACGATGCACGCAAGTCAATTTTGAAGCGGGACACGCACAGCTTCGACGAGGTGCGTCAGTCGCCGTACTTGTGCCCCCTCTCCCTGGACCGCAAGGCCAAGAGCTTCGAGGAGCGGGAGGAGGACTACGACCGGGCGCGCAGCCGCATCTTCAGTCGAACGGGAGGCAATCATGAGGGATACTCCGGCGGTGGCGACGAGGAGTGCTACGGTGGttgggagcagcagcaacagcagcagaagcagtcTCAGCCGCCCAGGCCCAAGAGGCCCAATGGAAAGATGCTGCAGATGCAGAAT TCCACGGAATCACGTGATGGCATGCGATCCGGTGGAGCCGTGCCCAAGTCGCACAACTTTGGAAACTACGGCGGACCGCCCAGTTCAGGAGGTCCTGGCAACAACTCTTTGCCGCGTGGCGACTCAACCAATTCGATCAAAAGTGGACGCGGCGGCTTCGTGAAGCAGGACTCGACTGGCAGCACTCCATGGCGACTGTCTCCTTCCAGCAGTGG CTACAAGACGCGCACCCAATCCGTGCGCTCCGACTCCGTAACTCCATCGCCCACGGGCTACGGCAGCGACAGGCAGACGCCGGAGTTGAACCACCCAGCCCTGGTGACCCACAGCCGGGTGGCACCGCCCATGTCATCATCGGGCAGTGGTGTTGTCGGCGGTGCAGGACCAGGAGCAGTCGCCACCTCGCCCGTGGATATGGGAACCGAAGCCACCGGGGCTGATCCAGCGTCCTCGTCCAGTTGCTCGTCGGGAACGTCGGGACTCGTCTGGGCCGTAACAGACATTTCGAATGTGCCAATTGGCAGCCTCCTCATTGATCCGCAAACCCTCCAACCAATTGTCAATGCAGACGG TTCCATCTACCACTACGACCCGTCCAATCTGCCTCCCAACCAGGCGCTCCAGCACACGGGCAATCAGTACCAGTCGCAGAACCAGGGGAACAACTCCTCCGGTAGCTACAACAACTACCGCAAGTCGTCGCCacatcagcaacagcagcagcatcagtcccagcagcaacatcagccacaggtgcagcagccacagcagcagcagcatcagcagcagcagcatcagcaaccaACTCAGCAATATGCCACCACTGAGCTGTCCTGCAGCTCCACCGAGAGCTATGCGGAGGAGGATGCCCAATCGCCGGGAATTGAGTGCTCCGAGGGGTACGAGAGCTACGAGCAGCAATCGCTGCCtgtccagcagcaacattcgGGCAACGGGGACGCGGCGAGCATTAAGGGAGACGACAGTGACAGCCTGACCAGTGCCACTGCTTGCCTGAGTATCACAACCTCAACATCCACGAAGAACTATGATCGCATCGAGGTGCAGAAGTACAAGAATCAGGCCACCAGTCCGAATATACCCGCCTGTTGTGCCGTGGTGGAGAAGCTGGAACTTGAGGCTACCgtgcagcaggagcaggaacaAGAACCCTTGGCTGGACCCTCCTCTTCCGGTTCCGCTACCTCCTCGGTGGGCATTACTGAACTCCCATCCAGCCAGACTCCCCTGCCGATGGCAACGCAGGTCAACTGTGACCTTCAATCGGTGTCGCCCAGCTCCACGCCCTACAGCCAATGCGAGGTGAAGACGCCTAGCCAGAGTCACGCACCCAGTGCCACCGTCGAGGAGCCGAAGACCACCACCTGGACGTACACGCAGAGCTACCAGGCGCCAGACGGGTCCACCGTCTTTCACACCACCACTACGCCCAATGGAGCAGCGCCCTACTGCGCCACCACATATCAGCAGGGG CCCGATGGCAGCATCTATGCGGTTCCGCAGGGCATGGTCTATGCCTATCCGCAACCCGGCGTGGGCACTGCCGGTGGAGCCTCGCAGCCGCTCTTCCAGCTGACCACCAGCAGTCATCCGCCCGCTCAGACGCTCTTTGCCTCTCCAGAGGCTGGCGGTGAAATACCTGGCGGCACCTACATGATACCTGTCTTCGATCCGGCTCAGCAACCGCGTGAAGGACTCATACCGGCGCAGGCCATCTACCAGGCGGGACCGGGTGGACCGGGAGCCACCACGGTGATGCCAATGGCGACGGCGGCTGCCTACCCAACGGCCCAGTTCGCTACTGCAGCAGCCCCCAATGGAGGTCCTATCTACCAGGCGCCGCTCATCTACTCCAGCGAACCGGGTGGTGGGGCCCAGCTGCAACAGCTACCGATGGCCCCGTATCCGATTCAATACTCCTACCCGTACTACCATCCCATCCAGTACTATGTGCCCCAGCAGGCGGTGGCCGCCGCGCCCATGGTGACCTCTCAGCCACCGGTGGGTCAGGCCCCAATCCAACAGCAGACGCCGCACACGGGAACTGGCACAGCCGCTGGTCCACCCACGGTGGTTTCAGTTTCAGGCCAACAGCACCATCAGCCGcatcagcagcaccaccatcagcagcagcactcGAGCAACGGATCCGTGGTGACCTCCAGTGGCTATGGCACTCGGGTGAAGCGCACACCAGGCGGTGGCTCCATCCACTACAATCCCAGCTACACACCCAGTTCGGTGACTCATGCCGGTGGCGCACATCATCCGTCAGCGGGCTCTGCCCAGATCATTGCTGCGCCGGCGGCCAGCACAACCACATATCATGCGTTGCCCACGCTGACGCTGGCCCACGGTGGTGCAGCGACTGGCACGGATCTCAGTGGTGCGGGCGGTGCCCATGTGTACGCTGTGCCCGCTCAACATGCCGCGCTGATCCCAACGAATATCTTCCCCTATGCTGCAGCGGCGGCCGCTGCAGCCGGAGGTCCAGGAGGTCCTCCAGCGGCTCCTCAGGTGGTGCAACAGGccccaccaccacctccacaGAGTGCTCCCCACCATGCGCTCATCACAGCTGCTCCGTTTTACCCAACCAGTGGCGGTAACATGGATCAGGGTGCCTCACAGTCGGCTCCTAGTACTCCAGCGGCTCCTGGTAGGCAGGCTCCGCTGTTTAGCACACCGCCGGCTCCAAATAACGCCAGCAGTGGCAGCAGTAGTGCGGGCGGAGGCGGCAACAGTGGTGGCTACCACAGCAACAGCTCCACGCCGCACTACTACCAGAGCCAGAACAGCAACGAGGGTTACACCTCACCCTATGAGAAGAGGAACCATGGCGGTGGTGCCTCGGGAGCACACCCGGTGGGAGTACGCAAGCCATACCACCCAGGTGGCTACAACCCAAGGCATTCGGTACCCCTGGGAGGCATGCCCTCTGGTGCAAAGACTCCGCTGCTAAACTCAAACAATGAGCCCACGCCGCGTGCCTCGCCAAGCAGCGTAAGCTTGGGCGGAGCCTCTTCGTCCGGTGGAGCTAATAGCTACCAACATCGTGGTCCACCACCCCACACGATGGGCGTGAAACGGGACAACAAGCCCAACCAGCTGCCGCTGATCAGTGGACCACCGCCCAGTTATGCAGCAAACTCGAGTCCCGGCGTCACCAGCTACGAGGCCAAGCCACCTGTCCGCCTCAATGCCGGAGCAGCCAGTTTCCGGAGCCAGAAGTCCATAAACCAGGACTACCGGCGCAGTGTCTCCCAGCGAAACTCGCCCAGCGCCAATGGCGGCGGAAGTGGCAGCCACGAGAGCAGCAACAACTCGCCCAACAGTATTGTGGGCAGCCAGAGCAACAGTGCTGCCAACACGCCCAATGCTgccgcaccaccaccacctcaGCCACAGACCACTTTGGTGAGCCACTCCGGGGGATTTGTGGTGTTGGACCAGACCACCGGAGCCGCCATGAATGCCTCACCGCCCACGCTGTACGGCGGCGGCGGTTCAACTGCAGGACATAGTGGAGGAGCAAGTGGCGCTGCTGGAGCTGCCGGCTCGAATGGTGGCCATCAGCcgggtggcggcggtggcgccCGCTCGCACATTCCCACTGCCCAGCTGCACCACagtgccgccgctgccgccgccgcagctgctgGCAGCCAACAGGCCACGGCGGCGGTGCTAAGCGGCGTGGCCGCTGCGGCCGCCCTCGGTGGCTACAATCCAAACGGGGCGTCCGGCGTGTACTTCAAGTACGGCCAGACGTACTTTGCCCAT CCCTCGGTGGCCTTGCCCAACAGTCGACGATCTCCGTCGAACGATATCCGGCCGCAAATGGCGCAGGTGGCCGGCATGTATCCCACAATGATGATACAAG CGCGTCATCCCAGTCGCCATCCCAACCCGAACTACAAAGGTTCGCGTCCGCGGTAA